Proteins from a genomic interval of Nocardioidaceae bacterium:
- a CDS encoding HNH endonuclease — protein sequence MSVAADVLTSPLELVLGDAWAAVVRPAPRRTGVAGVAGAVRQAHEVLDGVAEAPVWSLTGSQTGELIVALEQLTAKAAALQARVLAHAARDAGTWHTGSATSGRSGGAHDDRSGWVSQGDLVGWLAESLPVTRAEAGRRVRAARDLDTGDHAPVAAAMAAGRVSAAQAAVIIEAVDRVPAGAVVGAVVGADDGGEATETPARDLARTHLIEAARTWHVPALRKLGRRIHEVIDPEGAETREAARLAAQEGAAHARWSLSMAQDAQGCWVGRFVLPELTGSMLHKALTAIANPARTTDPGASAGREEPAGTTLRRSPRLKLGEAFCEYVERFPAAALPAAAGGAATVVVTTSLEDLRTDLGEEVAGAATLDTGGRLSAGEARRLACTAGVVPVVLGGASQPLDLGRERRLHSRAQRLAMSVRDGGCRAHGCDWPPGMCHAHHLRPWSQGGHTTVDDGVLLCPRHHRLAHRPGTVLVLDEDRRAQFARAP from the coding sequence ATGTCGGTCGCCGCGGACGTGCTCACCTCACCCCTGGAGCTCGTGCTCGGGGATGCGTGGGCTGCGGTGGTGCGGCCCGCGCCGCGGCGCACGGGCGTGGCGGGCGTGGCGGGCGCGGTGAGGCAGGCGCATGAGGTGCTCGACGGTGTCGCGGAGGCGCCGGTGTGGTCCTTGACCGGGTCGCAGACCGGTGAGCTGATCGTGGCTTTGGAGCAGCTGACCGCGAAGGCGGCGGCGCTGCAGGCGCGAGTGCTGGCGCACGCGGCGCGGGATGCCGGCACCTGGCACACCGGGTCTGCGACCTCGGGCCGGTCCGGGGGTGCACACGACGATCGGTCGGGGTGGGTCTCCCAGGGCGACCTGGTCGGGTGGTTGGCCGAGTCGTTGCCGGTGACGCGGGCCGAGGCCGGGCGGCGGGTCAGGGCCGCGCGTGATCTCGACACCGGCGATCACGCACCGGTGGCCGCCGCGATGGCTGCTGGGAGGGTCTCGGCTGCCCAGGCCGCGGTGATCATCGAGGCCGTGGACCGGGTCCCCGCCGGGGCAGTCGTCGGGGCAGTCGTCGGTGCAGACGACGGCGGGGAGGCGACCGAGACGCCGGCCCGTGATCTGGCGCGAACGCATCTGATCGAGGCTGCGCGCACCTGGCACGTCCCGGCGCTGCGGAAGCTCGGCCGCCGGATCCACGAGGTCATCGACCCCGAGGGTGCCGAGACCCGCGAGGCCGCACGGTTGGCCGCACAGGAGGGCGCCGCGCACGCACGGTGGTCGTTGTCGATGGCCCAGGACGCGCAGGGGTGCTGGGTGGGCCGGTTCGTGCTGCCGGAGCTGACCGGGTCGATGCTCCACAAGGCCCTCACTGCGATCGCGAACCCCGCCCGCACCACCGATCCCGGCGCCTCAGCCGGTCGTGAGGAGCCGGCTGGGACAACCCTTCGCCGGTCGCCGAGGCTGAAGCTCGGGGAGGCGTTCTGTGAGTACGTCGAACGGTTCCCCGCCGCCGCGCTGCCCGCAGCCGCCGGCGGCGCCGCGACCGTCGTGGTCACGACCAGTCTCGAAGACCTCCGGACCGACCTGGGCGAGGAGGTCGCCGGCGCTGCCACCCTGGACACCGGTGGCCGGCTGTCCGCGGGCGAGGCCCGCCGGCTGGCGTGCACCGCAGGGGTCGTGCCCGTGGTCCTGGGTGGTGCGTCCCAGCCGTTGGACCTCGGGCGTGAGCGCCGTCTCCACTCCCGCGCGCAGCGTCTCGCGATGAGCGTCCGCGACGGCGGTTGCCGGGCTCATGGGTGTGACTGGCCACCGGGCATGTGTCACGCCCACCACCTGCGGCCCTGGTCCCAGGGCGGACACACGACGGTCGATGACGGCGTCCTGCTCTGCCCACGCCACCACCGCCTCGCCCACCGACCCGGCACCGTGCTCGTCCTCGACGAGGATCGGCGAGCGCAATTCGCCCGGGCTCCCTGA
- a CDS encoding YbaB/EbfC family nucleoid-associated protein has product MSENPFGSVDMGALLRQAQEMQQQLVDAQASLADEVVEGSVAGGAVVVALTGTGDLTDVRITPAALGDGAPSEDSLADLGDLVVAAWRDAKAASDRLAQERLGPLAAAAGMGGGPGVGGDAFGAGGGMPDLGDLGGLLGGGEPPRA; this is encoded by the coding sequence GTGAGCGAGAACCCCTTCGGCAGCGTCGACATGGGAGCACTGCTCCGTCAGGCGCAGGAGATGCAGCAGCAGCTCGTGGACGCGCAGGCATCCCTCGCCGACGAGGTGGTCGAGGGCTCGGTGGCCGGCGGTGCCGTCGTCGTCGCACTGACGGGCACGGGAGACCTGACCGACGTACGCATCACGCCGGCGGCGTTGGGTGACGGCGCCCCGAGCGAGGACTCGCTCGCCGACCTGGGTGACCTGGTCGTGGCCGCCTGGCGGGACGCGAAGGCGGCCAGCGACCGGTTGGCCCAGGAGCGGCTCGGTCCGCTGGCGGCGGCGGCCGGCATGGGCGGCGGACCGGGTGTCGGCGGCGACGCCTTCGGAGCCGGCGGCGGCATGCCCGACCTGGGAGACCTCGGCGGGCTGCTCGGCGGGGGTGAGCCGCCGCGTGCTTGA
- a CDS encoding multidrug efflux SMR transporter: MAWLALVVSGGLEAVWAIALDRSEGFSRVGPTIVFVIGLVLSMGGLAYALREIPLGTGYAVWVGIGASLTVAYGMVTGTEPASLLRLALIAVLVGCVVGLKLTH, encoded by the coding sequence ATGGCATGGCTGGCACTCGTCGTCTCGGGCGGCCTCGAGGCGGTCTGGGCGATCGCGCTGGACCGGTCCGAAGGATTCTCCCGGGTCGGGCCCACGATCGTGTTCGTCATCGGGCTCGTGCTGAGCATGGGAGGTCTGGCGTACGCGCTGCGGGAGATCCCGCTCGGCACCGGCTACGCGGTGTGGGTCGGCATCGGCGCGTCGTTGACCGTGGCGTACGGGATGGTCACCGGCACCGAGCCTGCGTCGCTGCTGCGGCTGGCGCTGATCGCGGTGCTCGTGGGCTGTGTCGTGGGTCTGAAGCTGACCCACTGA
- a CDS encoding DNA polymerase III subunit gamma and tau: protein MDAPLALYRRYRPETFDEVIGQDHVTEPLRAALASNRVNHAYLFSGPRGCGKTTSARIMARCLNCEQGPTPTPCGVCQSCRDLARGGPGSIDVIEIDAASHGRIEDTRDLREKAFFAPVASRYKIYVIDEAHMVTVQGFNALLKLVEEPPPHLKFIFATTEPEKVIGTIRSRTHHYPFRLIPPRTLADYLGQLCDAEGVAIEPAALPLVVRAGGGSARDTLSVLDQLIGGSGEAGVTLQLTTSLLGYTPDSLLDDVVEAFAAHDGGTVFGAVDRVVESGQDPRRFTEDLLRRLRDLVVIKAVPDASVSGLVDVGEDAAERLVGQANRFGAAELSRAADLVAVGLTEMRGATAPRLLLELICARVLLPAADDTTSGVLARLDRLERRVSIEGGTPSGEVASSPTTPGPAQRPQTRGPEGSAPGTSATPRDAGGPTRSPDQRPVHGQDAYGQPAAGPQAASEAARSAEPTRPHQTSVGSSGAAEEQPGEHVEQPPSSQPRTSADEPAPAAPPGPTAPSTSTTSESVGEPVGASGLTMADVRRVWPDVVEAVKERRRITWIHLTSNAQVLSVADGVLTLGFHNAGARDSFAGGGSPEVLRQAVIDVVGADWRVDAIVQPGATPGGAPAESAPPQQGRQAPRQQPSQPPAQQAAPPERQAPAQDSQEPPGWDVPRVPRRDEQQPPAAPSGDSGATGAPVASEAPRAPVDLPEPPDEEEPPPPADPGWSGAGRSSHPDGQDATAGTGPSAVADAGAQPRRRPWEVAAERQGAGRAEAGPAHVPDDEADPDDPSVDAGLGGAELLERELGAQLIEEIRHDQD from the coding sequence GTGGATGCCCCCCTCGCGCTGTACCGGCGCTACCGACCGGAGACCTTCGACGAGGTCATCGGGCAGGACCACGTCACCGAGCCGCTGCGGGCGGCGCTGGCGAGCAACCGGGTCAACCACGCGTACCTCTTCTCCGGTCCCCGTGGCTGCGGCAAGACCACGAGCGCGCGCATCATGGCGCGCTGCCTGAACTGCGAGCAGGGCCCCACCCCGACGCCGTGCGGTGTGTGCCAGAGCTGCCGCGACCTCGCGCGCGGTGGTCCCGGCTCCATCGACGTCATCGAGATCGACGCCGCGAGCCACGGCCGCATCGAGGACACCCGCGACCTGCGGGAGAAGGCGTTCTTCGCGCCGGTGGCCAGCCGCTACAAGATCTACGTCATCGACGAGGCCCACATGGTCACGGTGCAGGGATTCAACGCCCTGCTGAAGCTGGTCGAGGAGCCTCCGCCGCACCTGAAGTTCATCTTCGCCACGACCGAGCCCGAGAAGGTCATCGGCACCATCCGGTCGCGCACGCACCACTACCCCTTCCGGCTGATCCCGCCGCGCACCCTCGCGGACTACCTCGGGCAGCTCTGCGACGCCGAGGGCGTGGCGATCGAGCCCGCGGCCCTGCCCCTGGTCGTGCGCGCGGGCGGTGGCTCGGCCCGCGACACCCTCTCGGTGCTCGACCAGCTGATCGGCGGCTCGGGTGAGGCGGGGGTGACGCTGCAGCTGACCACGTCGCTGCTGGGCTACACCCCCGACTCCCTCCTCGACGACGTCGTCGAGGCGTTCGCCGCGCACGACGGCGGCACGGTCTTCGGTGCCGTCGACCGGGTGGTCGAGTCGGGTCAGGACCCGCGCCGCTTCACCGAGGACCTCCTGCGGAGGCTGCGCGACCTGGTGGTGATCAAGGCGGTGCCCGACGCCTCGGTCAGCGGTCTCGTCGACGTCGGCGAGGACGCCGCCGAGAGGCTCGTCGGTCAGGCCAACCGGTTCGGGGCCGCCGAGCTGTCCCGCGCCGCCGACCTGGTCGCCGTCGGCCTGACCGAGATGCGCGGCGCGACGGCGCCACGGCTGCTGTTGGAGCTGATCTGCGCCCGCGTGCTGCTGCCGGCGGCCGACGACACGACCTCGGGCGTGCTCGCGCGGCTCGACCGGCTGGAGCGCCGGGTCTCGATCGAGGGGGGTACGCCCTCGGGCGAGGTCGCCTCGTCCCCGACGACACCCGGTCCGGCGCAGCGGCCGCAGACGCGGGGTCCCGAGGGCAGCGCGCCCGGCACGTCGGCGACACCGCGCGACGCGGGTGGGCCGACGCGCTCGCCCGACCAGCGTCCGGTGCACGGGCAGGACGCGTACGGTCAGCCCGCCGCCGGACCCCAGGCCGCTTCCGAGGCGGCCCGTTCCGCGGAGCCGACGCGTCCGCACCAGACGTCGGTGGGGTCCTCGGGCGCCGCTGAGGAGCAGCCCGGCGAGCACGTGGAGCAGCCACCGAGCTCGCAGCCGCGTACGTCCGCGGACGAGCCCGCCCCCGCCGCCCCGCCCGGGCCCACCGCCCCGAGCACCTCCACGACCTCGGAGTCGGTGGGGGAGCCGGTCGGAGCCAGTGGACTGACCATGGCCGACGTCCGCCGGGTGTGGCCCGACGTCGTCGAGGCCGTGAAGGAGCGGCGACGCATCACCTGGATCCACCTGACCAGCAACGCGCAGGTGCTCTCGGTCGCCGATGGTGTGCTCACCCTCGGGTTCCACAACGCCGGCGCCCGCGACTCCTTCGCCGGCGGAGGGTCACCGGAGGTGCTGCGACAGGCCGTCATCGACGTCGTCGGCGCCGACTGGCGCGTCGACGCGATCGTGCAGCCGGGAGCGACGCCGGGCGGAGCCCCGGCCGAGTCCGCACCCCCGCAGCAGGGCCGTCAAGCACCCCGGCAGCAACCGTCCCAGCCTCCCGCGCAGCAGGCCGCCCCGCCGGAGCGTCAGGCGCCGGCGCAGGACTCGCAGGAACCCCCGGGGTGGGACGTGCCGCGTGTCCCACGGCGCGACGAGCAGCAGCCTCCCGCAGCGCCCTCGGGTGACTCCGGTGCCACGGGTGCCCCAGTGGCCTCGGAGGCCCCCCGCGCGCCCGTCGACCTCCCCGAGCCCCCGGACGAGGAGGAGCCACCGCCCCCCGCCGACCCGGGCTGGTCCGGCGCGGGCCGCAGCAGCCACCCCGACGGTCAGGACGCCACCGCCGGCACCGGCCCCTCGGCGGTCGCCGATGCCGGCGCGCAGCCGCGTCGTCGTCCCTGGGAGGTCGCCGCGGAACGCCAGGGCGCAGGCCGAGCGGAGGCGGGTCCTGCGCACGTGCCCGACGACGAGGCCGACCCCGACGACCCGTCGGTCGACGCCGGGCTCGGCGGCGCCGAGCTCCTCGAGCGCGAGCTGGGTGCGCAGCTGATCGAGGAGATCAGGCACGACCAGGACTGA
- a CDS encoding aspartate kinase, whose translation MGVVVQKYGGSSVADATSIKRVAKRIAETKREGNDVVVVVSAMGDTTDELIDLAEQVSPRPEGRELDMLLTAGERISMSLLAMAIGNLGLDARSFTGSQAGVLTDEVHGRAKIIDVTPGRISDALGAGAIAIVAGFQGVSQSTKDITTLGRGGSDTTAVALAAALDADVCEIYTDVDGVFTADPRIVPSARRREHISYEEMLEMAACGAKILHLRCVEYARRFNLPIHVRSSFSQKTGTWITDSTERDEGSDMEQAIIAGVAHDRSEAKVTVVGVPDKVGEAARIFEALAEAGTNLDMIVQNVSAASTNLTDISFTLPANDSSAAVAALEKLQPEIGFSQLLFDDQIGKISLIGAGMRSHPGISAKFFTALAGAGVNISMISTSEIRISVIVDASQVDAAVQAAHTAFDLDSAEVEAVVYGGSGR comes from the coding sequence GTGGGTGTTGTCGTGCAGAAGTACGGAGGATCCTCCGTCGCGGACGCCACGAGCATCAAGCGGGTGGCGAAGCGCATCGCCGAGACCAAGCGCGAGGGCAACGACGTGGTCGTGGTCGTCTCGGCCATGGGTGACACGACCGACGAGCTGATCGACCTCGCCGAGCAGGTGTCGCCGCGCCCCGAGGGCCGCGAGCTCGACATGCTGCTGACCGCCGGTGAGCGCATCTCGATGTCACTGCTGGCCATGGCGATCGGCAACCTCGGGCTCGACGCCCGCTCCTTCACCGGTTCCCAGGCCGGCGTCCTCACCGACGAGGTGCACGGCCGGGCCAAGATCATCGACGTCACGCCAGGCCGCATCTCCGACGCCCTCGGGGCGGGCGCCATCGCGATCGTCGCGGGCTTCCAGGGTGTCTCGCAGTCCACGAAGGACATCACCACGCTGGGTCGCGGCGGCTCCGACACCACCGCCGTCGCCCTGGCGGCGGCGCTGGACGCCGACGTCTGCGAGATCTACACCGACGTCGACGGCGTCTTCACCGCCGACCCGCGCATCGTGCCGAGCGCGCGGCGGCGCGAGCACATCTCCTACGAGGAGATGCTGGAGATGGCCGCGTGCGGCGCGAAGATCCTGCACCTGCGGTGCGTGGAGTACGCCCGCCGCTTCAACCTGCCCATCCACGTGCGGTCCTCGTTCTCCCAGAAGACCGGCACCTGGATCACCGACAGCACCGAGAGAGACGAGGGGTCCGACATGGAGCAGGCGATCATCGCCGGTGTCGCGCACGACCGCAGCGAGGCGAAGGTGACCGTCGTCGGGGTGCCCGACAAGGTCGGCGAGGCCGCACGCATCTTCGAGGCGCTCGCGGAGGCCGGCACGAACCTCGACATGATCGTGCAGAACGTCTCGGCGGCGTCGACGAACCTGACCGACATCTCCTTCACGCTGCCGGCGAACGACTCGAGCGCGGCGGTCGCCGCGCTGGAGAAGCTGCAGCCCGAGATCGGCTTCAGCCAGCTGCTCTTCGACGACCAGATCGGCAAGATCTCGCTGATCGGTGCCGGCATGCGCTCGCACCCGGGCATCTCGGCGAAGTTCTTCACCGCCCTCGCGGGCGCGGGGGTGAACATCTCGATGATCTCCACCTCCGAGATCCGCATCTCGGTGATCGTGGACGC
- the recR gene encoding recombination mediator RecR encodes MLEGVLADLVDELGRLPGIGPKGAQRIAFHVLDADPQDVKRLAETLVRVKLTAKFCDVCGNVSDTDTCRICTDPRRDVSLICVVEESKDVLAIERTREYRGRYHVLGGAISPMDGVGPDQLRIKELLGRLADGTVEEVILATDPNLEGEATATYLSRMLRPMGLTVTKLASGLPMGGDLEYADEATLGRAFEGRRALA; translated from the coding sequence GTGCTTGAGGGAGTCCTCGCCGATCTCGTCGACGAGCTGGGGCGGCTGCCCGGCATCGGTCCGAAGGGTGCTCAGCGCATCGCCTTCCACGTGCTCGACGCGGACCCGCAGGACGTGAAGCGGTTGGCGGAGACCCTCGTACGCGTCAAGCTGACCGCGAAGTTCTGCGACGTGTGCGGCAACGTCTCCGACACCGACACGTGCCGCATCTGCACCGACCCACGCCGCGACGTGAGCCTGATCTGCGTGGTCGAGGAGTCCAAGGACGTGCTGGCGATCGAGCGCACGCGGGAGTACCGCGGCCGCTACCACGTGCTCGGTGGCGCGATCTCCCCGATGGACGGGGTCGGCCCCGACCAGCTGCGCATCAAGGAGCTGCTGGGCCGGCTCGCCGACGGCACGGTCGAGGAGGTCATCCTCGCCACCGACCCGAACCTCGAGGGCGAGGCCACGGCGACGTACCTCTCCCGCATGCTGCGCCCGATGGGACTGACCGTCACCAAGCTCGCGAGCGGCCTGCCGATGGGCGGTGACCTGGAGTACGCCGACGAGGCCACGCTGGGCAGGGCCTTCGAGGGACGCCGCGCGCTGGCATGA